DNA sequence from the Macrobrachium nipponense isolate FS-2020 chromosome 3, ASM1510439v2, whole genome shotgun sequence genome:
NNNNNNNNNNNNNNNNNNNNNNNNNNNNNNNNNNNNNNNNNNNNNNNNNNNNNNNNNNNNNNNNNNNNNNNNNNNNNNNNNNNNNNNNNNNNNNNNNNNNNNNNNNNNNNNNNNNNNNNNNNNNNNNNNNNNNNNNNNNNNNNNNNNNNNNNNNNNNNNNNNNNNNNNNNNNNNNNNNNNNNNNNNNNNNNNNNNNNNNNNNNNNNNNNNNNNNNNNNNNNNNNNNNNNNNNNNNNNNNNNNNNNNNNNNNNNNNNNNNNNNNNNNNNNNNNNNNNNNNNNNNNNNNNNNNNNNNNNNNNNNNNNNNNNNNNNNNNNNNNNNNNNNNNNNNNNNNNNNNNNNNNNNNNNNNNNNNNNNNNNNNNNNNNNNNNNNNNNNNNNNAATACTTGTTAACCCAAAGTGCCAGCATCTGCTTATATTCCCATTCAAACCCGGACCATtggagatacaacgaacgagataatGACAGTAACCCCTAattggtatttaggagtagacttgtaaactgtgaaactgaccgtctgccggaaaatatatgggtggcttacttattgcttgttagatttttgGTCTAGACccagtatatgagataccagatgaaactaatatataatatatctgcagactctactgattatagaatgaccagtgataGACAttctggagggtgggttccccctgacagatgcactgaaaagggggggatgttaattggatctagatccaacttaggagataccgcaTAAAATTTACagtacaatagcactgcacatcctagaatactgtggtggtaatgacagacattttagcgggtggtttccccctgacagacaccccacaacgagtggggagggggagacaggatttgcatTCAAccttggagataccaagtaaaatttgtactacaattgcactgcacatcctagagtattgTGGTGGaattgacagacattttagtgggtgtttaccccctgacagacaccccacaatgagtggggagggggagggggaaatgggatctgcatccaacatggagataccaagacaaatttgtactacaatagtactgcacaCCCTAgtgtactgcggtggtaatgacagacattttagtgggtggtttccccctgacagacacctcACTACgagtgaggagggggagggggtgacaggatctgcatccaacatggagataccaagacaaatttgtactacaatagtactgcacatcctagtgtactgcggtggtaatgacagacattttagtgggtggttaccccctgacagacacctcacaacgagtggggagggggagggagacacaggctctgcatccaacattggagataccaagtaaaatttgtattacaatagcacttcatatcctagaatgttGTGATGGTAATAACAGACATTTCAGTGGGTGGTAACCCCCTGACAGACAAcgattggggagggggagggggagacaggatctgcatccaacattggagatatcaagtaaaattagtactacaatagcacttcatatcctagaacgctgtgatggtaatgacaaacattttagttggtggttaccccctgacagacaccatacaacgagtggggaggggtagggggagggggagacaggaactgcatccaacattggagataccaagtaaaatttgtactacaatagcacttcatatcctagaatgctgtgatggtaatggcAAACATTTTAGttggtagttaccccctgacagacaccccacaacgagtggggaggggtagggggagggggagacaggatctgcatccaacattggagataccaagtaaaatttgtactacaattgcacttcatatcctagaatgctgtgacgtaatgccagacattttagtggtggCTTTCCCCTGAGAgtcacaccctaacaggtgggcagggggaagggcaaacCCTGATGATTAATGTCTAGGTTAGTATAGTAGGCTACTGTTGACccttattatacattatcgtgatatatttaataaatatttttatcctttctatatccaaTGTATTcatttaatacaaatattaatcatttgtttcatataaataacaggcTCTTTAGGCCcacaatattattttgtcaagcaagcaactgacttcaattatagtactcgctttagctttgtttacgagatgaacatTATTGTAGCAGTGGCTGGAAGTctggcactgtaaagtagcatgtaagttcttatcattattagagttattgctgtaaaatgtctaagtatataacatttgttaaaaagaGTAATACGCAcgcattaaatagatagtaatacatgtgtaatatatacgctatggtcagagtacagatcataataattgcgctatagcttactcggtttgttttatcgaagctggactaccttcttttggtttcaactgactttcatactaatgaaatcatggatacatttttgtattatcagttttaggaatgaatattgttgttaccatagtccatttttttttcggctggtgtaaaattcgtcagatataatacacctggctgaggaaggacacaggatctctgttttttaaacaatctctccacgCACCAAGTtgtttcgaacatttccattctctcaaggagattatgaataaatataagagcaaattagaccaaaaaaataatcacctaccattaatgtaaagaaaacaagagaaaggaaaaattagtgcaattgtgaattttttaatctttaatgtttaatgagtaagtgtttagtgaattgttagggtttagtgagtaagcgtttagtgactgttaatgtgtcagtattcagtgaatgtttactgagtctttagggtttagtgaatgttattgaatgtttattgtgtaagtattcagtgaatgttttgtctttattgttttagtgaatgttttattaatgttaaGTGATCgcttagtgaatgtcttgtgaatgttagtgtttagtgaatatttagtgtctaagtatttagtgagtgtttagggtttagtgaatgtttagtgtgtaagtattctgtgaatgtttagtgagtgtttaagttcagttaaagttttgtgattgtttgtgcgtggtgaatgtttagtaagtactcagtgagtgtttagaagaatgtcttgtgaatgttagtgtttagcaaatgtttagtgtgtaagtggttattgagtttttaatgagttgattttcattagtatttaataagtatttagggtttggtaagcatttagtgtttaatgagtgcttagggtttagtaagtgtttagtgttcaattaatgtttaggattaagtgagtgtttagtgaatgtttaccgagtgtttggggtataatgagtgtTTACCGAGTTTAgcgttttaagtgtttagtgagcatttagtgtatagtgagtgttgggtattcagagtgtttagtgttattgagtgtgagtgtatgttaagtgtgtgcatgtgtatagtgaatgtatgtaagtgtgagtgcttactgagtgtaATGTTAgagtttagtgattgtactacattactgtttagtaaGTGTCTCGCTACTGTATGCAAATAAAGTCCTGTAATATACACAaaaaccatttatgcttgacgcTGCTTAGGTCCAAGAGCAGATACTTAGGCCTTGAcaacaatggttggagtgcttagacttgtttttgtaaggtaatttttttctgtgaaattgggtcaaataataataataataataataataataataataataataataataataataataataataataataacaagtcttatagaaagatattgctgcatcagctgcattcaacttgtaaatagtcttctctatttttctaatactagctttctctctgctactacaactggcgagtattgcgccgatattactcatcaggaggagtcaatttcggggatattgcttaaaatttatttatttgtcacggCAAAAGAACAAATAGATTAAAACATAAGtacatctagtggccaacgtttctctcggtatcatccgagcatgatcacggcagtggatcggagcagactgtagatgctgtcataatctactcaatatatagtagcATGTCAGTAGcatgtgcgtggcaagaaatcctctggacagtttcatagaagtcataccaacgtaagagccgggacatccatggacggggcataagaattggtagactacatttgactgtttcaagaggtctcttgcaaggagggtcgggttgttcttcatgataaggtcgcgggtacgtcgattttggtaataaatcacgagttcgagttctttgtcgacttcggtgggggtcacattctctctgattatttttcttaatgcatCCTCggcctcacggtgacgtgcgtgcattctggctttgtaaaacagcttgatcgTCTCATGGGGGtagggctgcggtctctcactctcgctgtaCCACCGATCCCAGCgatgttcggacttctttattattctaagtcgattcggatacccgttattaacgagcacctgagtgactcggtcgagttcttatTTGTTGAGTGTCCgcaggaagaacagtgcgtgagggccctcTGTGGTGTTCTTGAAAACGTGCGGACAATTCGCTGTCACCAATCCACCAAAgtccctaaatttttttttttttttttgtatataccaAAGTTTTTAGACtatcgtcggtcttggagacgaggacgtcgagaaaggggagctggccttcgttgctgaattctaCGGTATATTTCAGCGAtctgcactgctggaacatgcgccggacagcttcaacctcttcctcattctcggcttgtacaaagatatcgtcAATATATCTTACGTATTTGCGGGGTTTTTTAATattggagaaaactctctcttccacagtaccCATATAAAAGTTGGCGAATAGGACACCGAGAGGGGAACCCATGGGGACTCCGTCCTTTTGCCGGAACATCTGGCCTttatgggtggagaaaggggccttcttcgtacatATTTCGAGGAGTGCCCGCCGAGATACTTCTGGGATATTTAGCTGGGGTGTAGAGGGGTCCCTGTAGATGCGGTCCATTATGATATTGATGGTCTCGTCGACAGGAACGTTCGTGAAAAGGGATTCTACGTCCAAAGAGGCGATAGTGCCTGTTCCTGGGGGGTCTCGGATTTCTTCGAGGAATTCCGTAGAAGAGCGCAGGCTatactggtttaattattcaaaattggCTCAgaacacatacttgtagctgttgtcacttgtgacccCTGCCATTCAGAAACAAACACAAtactttgtatacatatatatatatatatatatatatctatatatatatataatatatatatatatatatatatatatataagagaaaattactgctggagttattttttaaaattcctattgaagtatgggatatttccttcttaatttccatcacatctatataaaaaaaactatgtatgagacCTACTAGGCGCTGGTCTACTTTCTACGTTTCACACACAACAAAAACgtgtatattatgaatatatatattaactatatatattatatatatatatatatataatatatataatacacgttttgtgtgtgtgaaactgtAGACAGTAGACCAGGCCTAGCAGGTCctccatacatatttttttttatatagatgtgatggaattaatgagtGAAATATCCCATACGTCATTAATATTTCACTTTCATTAATgcccatcacatctatataaaaaaaaactatgtctgAGACCTACTAGGCCTGTCTACTTTCTAcagttttcacacacacaaaaccggtatatgatatatctatatatatatatatatatatatatatatatatacacgttttttgtgtgtgtgaaactgtAGAAAGTAGACCAGCCTAGTAGgtctcatacatagtttttttttatatagatgtgatggaattaatgaagtgaaatatcccatacttcaataggaatttaaaaaaataactccagcagtaattcttatcctgaaaaatcccaatatttcttgaatttcttgccttttacattttataagGTTTACGAATTTCAGATAATTACCagatttctaatattaatacttcctatgatagattttgaataatttcaaggtgtcccatctctcccctccaatcgtaggttatgtctgtcagggggaaaccacccgataaaatgtctggcattaccattacAGCGTTCTAGGATATGAAgagctattgtagtacaaattttacttggtatctccgatgttggatgagatgtctccccctcccccctcccctccctactcgttgtggggtgtctgtcaggggttaaccacccactaaaatgtctgtcattgccACTGCAATACTCCAGGATGTACAGTActctattgtagtacaaatttgtcttggtatctccatgttggatGCAAATCCTGCctccgcctccccctccccattcgATCAGGGGGTAACACCCAATAAAATGTCTGTCAATACCACCAcaatactctaggatgtgcagtgcaattgtagtacaaattttacttggtatctccaatgttgaatgcaaatcctgtctccccctccccacttgttgtggggtgtctatcagggggaaaccacccactaaaatgtctgtcattaccaccacagtattctaggatgtgcagtgctattgtagtgtaaattttactcagtatctcctaagttggatcttaGGGGAAATCCACCCTCCAGAATGTCTATCACctgtcattctataatcagtagagtctgcaaatatattatatattagtttcatttggtatctcatatactggatttagacccaaaatctaacaagcaattagtggtgctggttaagtaagccacccatatatttccgGCAAaaggtcagtttcacagtttacggtTACAGTCAGTATCTCGTTTGTTGTATCTCAGTGGTCTGGGCTGCCGCTCTATTACTACCCtcaccatttgtacttgttagagcaaaagacttttattcctgggtctgggactccttttatacttggggcacagtttaatcaagtacttggttattgattacctcactacagccagacacctgacccttcatcacaaatactaaatgactaagtactctaaaggtaacagtgatcccttatagaacttaacaatcaagaaaacaatcagtctaagttcattagaatagatgtgaggtaatcttaattaaaggacatcactccTTCAAAAATTTTAATCTAcgtatttccctggttctgattcatttgaggaaaacagcacaattaccactctatatttctacccaaacaaaataaaatatattatactggtagtaaatgaaactcacaaaaattttaaatacaaaaatttatttctaaatttaaaatttataataaaatttacaatctcagggaaattgttattacttgaaaacaaaagtttactcaattcttgaattaattattaaacaaaattaaatcaaagtttatcaagaaaattaattaattcaatttataaagcaataattaaatttgaaatgaaatttaattaaatgcaaattaattcacaagtgttagattaaaacaattatataatcaaaattattCAAACTATTTAAGCAAAATGAAGAGAATGCAAAAACGCAATAATATGAAACAATAAAAGCATTGACAGtaaaaacattaagcatataaaatggacatgtcaaaagaacaaaaccaaagaaaaattgcataaaaacattaattttatccatacactgtaaaataaaaaccctgaagtgcacttcaaaatatttgtaaattacctTCCAATacagttgcaacttctcactcaaaaagaaaggccagttacaatcttcaacatcttcaacactttcgtgggcgccttcacaaaaatattaataataacacctcGCTCAGGTTCCCCTAACAACACATACGTTACTAAGAAATTACACAGAGCTAGTAATATCAAGTGACCAATTTATACAAAAATCCTGAGTTACATTATGGTAATGAaacagtcgagagagagagagagagagagagagagagagagagagagagagagagagagagagagccactgccTATCACACACAGCCAAGTCTGAAAAAAGAATGAATGTTCTATGGCTGGATTTGGTGGGTGAAAGGGCCCCTCATCAAGACGGTTGAGCAATGTCTTCAAGACGTCATCTCAGTTATGTtatggaattttccaattcacaATGAACTACTTATGGGTCGATAAGTCCTCTTTTGGCAGATTGaaagagataagagttaatttattagGGATATTAAATGGTTTCCAAGCAATAGAATCTTTAATTACTGCAAGTAAACATGAAACGATATTGTTGTAGGGGAGATTCTTGAAAGACCTGATGCCATATTTGGGAGGTCCCACACATTCGTTTGCATAGGTGGATAAATAGCTCCCCTGTGTTTGTCACGGGACTGCTTAGGATGATGAAAAATTAGCTGGCTAAAGCATTCTCGAgttgtgaataacaaccttctcttgAGGCTTATACATTCcgactctttctctctgtcttatgtacgtttcaaaatgaaatgttacTCTACTTAAACATGTTCCCTtttaaatatgggaatctgaacacaaaaatatacatttcacaacattatacacaaTTTCTCAGGGGGATTAATTGTGTTACCAAAACCacaattgcattacaaaacttacattataagattcctcccccgaGAAGATTAGTTATCCCAGGGTTGAATCCAACAATTTACAATGGGATAAATAATTggcaactacatttttttttaccagatatgtgctcaacctttaaATTATAcggttgcaagcacaaagaccacctggtcagtctttgattatgattttgatttttcatcCGCTGTATAAATGACAGGGGGGGATcatgatcagacaacactaaaactaaACTTCTTCATTCATTGGTCTGTTCATATACACTTCAAAcattttcaatgctgtgattaaggctaatgtttccttttcaatagttgcatagtttttctgatgcttttaggtatccgtaaggctaccccacctagtACTAGGAAACagttacagagatttttgggcatggctggattctatcttCGTTTCTGCCTAAATTTTTCAGcagtagtagctcccttgacagacttaactagtcccaaagctaagtttgtttggactccagagtgtcaagaatcctttgagaaggtaaaagccattttaacttcaagaccagtacttcaagctccagacttcaacaagaaatttgtgatacaagttgatgcttctgactgtgaCATTGGAgttgttctacttcaagaagatgaaaataatatccaccatcctgtgtgcttcatgtcttcaaaactgaaaaaacatcaggaagtatactcaacaattgagaaggaaactttagccttatcACAGcactgaaaaaatttgaagtgtatgtgaacagacctaggaatgaagaaattttagtgttgtctgatcacaatccactatcatttatccagcaaAAAATCATAACCAAAGACTGacaaggtggtctttgtgcttgcaacagtataacttatgAGTGCAGcgcattagtggcaaaaacaatgtagttgctgattatttatcccgttgcgaatcgttggattcaataCAATGATAACCAATCtactggggggaggtatattatatgctgATACTTTCATAACGCATATATCTTCTCGTGCCCGCAAACCTTGCAGCGTCCTGTTCCAGCACCAGTGAACGTCCGGTggccccccaaaccaccagccatTACTCAGCGCTGGTAGCTCCCCCAAAACCACCTGCTGTTCCTCAGCTCAGTCCTCTTCATGCCCGCAAGCCTTGCCATGTTCTGTTCCAGCACCAGTTGAACGCCTGGTgaccccccaaaccaccagccgttcgtCAGCgatggtgcccccccccccccaccccccccaccccccccccccccccacaaaccacCTGCCGTTCCTCAGCTCAGTCCTCCTCGTGCCCGCAAACAAATTTGCGAGTCCTGTTCCCGCACCAATAAATGTCCAATGGCTGCCGCCAAACACCAGCCGTTCCTCAGCACTGGTggcccccccaaaccaccagccgttcctcagctcGGTCCTTCTTGTGCCCGCAAACATTGCTGTGTCTTGTTCCAGCACCAGCAAACATATGGTGGCCCTCccaaccaccagccgttcctcagctTGGTCCTCCTCATGCCCGCGAGCCTTGCTGCGTCCTCTTCCAGCACCAGCGAACGTCAGGTaaccccccaaaccaccagccgttcgtCAGCGCTGGTGGCCCCCCCCCGCAAACCACCTGCCGTTCCTCAGCTCGGTCCTTCTCGTGTCCCGCAAACATTGCGTGCTTGTGTTCCAGCACCAGCAAACATATGGTGGCCCCCCCAAACCACCAACCATTCCTCAGCTCAGTCCTCCTCATGCTCACAAGCCTTGCCACGTCCTGTTCCATCACCAGGGAACGTCCGGTGGCGCCCCCGCCCAAACCACCAAACGTTCCTCAGCTCAGTCCTCCTCGTGCCCGCAAGCCTTGCTGCGTCCTTTTCCAGCACCAGCGAACGTCCGGTGGCCCCCCAAAACCACCAGCTGTTCCTCAGCTCAGTCCTCCTCGTGCCCACAAGCCTTGCCGCGTCCTTTTCCGCACCAATGAACATCTGGTGGGGCCAGCACCAGCAAATGTCTGGTggcccccccaaaccaccagtcGTTCCTCAGCTCGGTCCTCCTCATGCCCGCAAGCCTTGCTGCGTCCTGTTCCAGCACCAGGGAATGTCCGGTggcccccccaaaccaccagtcATTCCTCAGCACTGGTGgccccccccaaaccaccagccgttcctctGATCTGTCCTACTTGTGCCCGCAAGCCTTGCTGCATCTTGTTCCAGCACCAGCAAACATACGGTGGCCCTCCCAAACCAACAGCAATTCCTCAGCACTGGTGGCCCCCCAAAACCACCAGCCATTCCTCAGCTCGGTCCTCCTTGTGCCCACAAGCCTTGCTGCGTCCTGTTTCAGCACCAGGGAACGTCCGGTggcccccccaaaccaccagccgttcctcagctcGGTCCTCCTCGTGCCTGCAAGCCTTGCTGCATCCTGTTCTAGCACCAGGGAACGTCCGGTGGCCctcccaaaccaccagccgttcctcagctTGGTCCTCCTCATGCCCGCGAGCCTTGCTGCATCCTCTTCCAGCACCAGCGAACGTCCGGTaacccccccaaaccaccagccgttcctcagctcGGTCCTCCTCGTGCCAGCAAGCCTTGCCGTGTCCTTTATCAGCACCAGTGAACGTCCAGTGGCCCCCCCAATCTACCAGCCATTCCTCAGCTCGGTCCTCCTCGTGCCCGCAAGCCTGGCCACATAATGTTTGTTGTAGTCTGTTGTGTCATATGCTTTACCTagtatatttttcctgttttcaaCCATGCTTTTTCAGTTATTCCCTAAAATCCTTATATTTTGGATTTAATCTTGCAGTTTGATTCAtaaacatttacttttttatctaAACGAATCGTTAGTTTTTGTCAGAATTACGATGGAATAGGCTTAACTCTTTGATACTTGGTAGTGCAAATGAGCTTATGATTTCTTAGATTGCACTGGATTGGattattatattttgacctaAGGTAGGCCCTATTTCATAGTGAGTGAGGAATGTGAAGAAGGCTCCATTTTAACCACCACCTTTTACTATGGcataataattaacaattaaaaaatgGTATCCAAAAGAGTAGTTTCTTTCCAAAAGTCATGAGGTTAAAATTTGTCAATTTAAGTGTTCGTCGGTTGctgcaaaaatataattatccCTGTCTGTCTGATGCTCTTAATCCAGCGTACTAATATTTGATATAATGAAGTGTTGAAATTTTTgacatatatttgaatataaagaCTTGTAGTAAATGAGATATGTATTGCGCTACCATAACAGCTATGCCTGAGGGACACTCAGATTCACCAGGAGGTGATTGCTGAACGAGGAAGAATAATCGGATTGTGGGAGAGTGTAGCAACAGTGGCGAACATTGCTCATCAAATTGGGAAAAGCGTCAAAAT
Encoded proteins:
- the LOC135222531 gene encoding uncharacterized protein LOC135222531, with amino-acid sequence MAGGLGGHRTFTGAGTGRCKYSLRSSTEFLEEIRDPPGTGTIASLDVESLFTNVPVDETINIIMDRIYRDPSTPQLNIPEVSRRALLEICTKKAPFSTHKGQMFRQKDGVPMGSPLGVLFANFYMGTVEERVFSNIKKPRKYVRYIDDIFVQAENEEEVEAVRRMFQQCRSLKYTVEFSNEGQLPFLDVLVSKTDDSLKTLRKIPNATGEDALKATTLKTVFTSVKGSFLCFVDRSP
- the LOC135222532 gene encoding uncharacterized protein LOC135222532, whose translation is MAAAKHQPFLSTGGPPKPPAVPQLGPSCARKHCCVLFQHQQTYGGPPNHQPFLSLVLLMPASLAASSSSTSERQVTPQTTSRSSALVAPPRKPPAVPQLGPSRVPQTLRACVPAPANIWWPPQTTNHSSAQSSSCSQALPRPVPSPGNVRWRPRPNHQTFLSSVLLVPASLAASFSSTSERPVAPQNHQLFLSSVLLVPTSLAASFSAPMNIWWGQHQQMSGGPPKPPVVPQLGPPHARKPCCVLFQHQGMSGGPPKPPVIPQHWWPPPNHQPFL